The following coding sequences lie in one Rutidosis leptorrhynchoides isolate AG116_Rl617_1_P2 chromosome 4, CSIRO_AGI_Rlap_v1, whole genome shotgun sequence genomic window:
- the LOC139843162 gene encoding uncharacterized protein, which translates to MASTQDECPKKKRPLRGLQPTETEKSCQWWIQSDVYFRGGKVPEDEIEDEVQEDEVDPVDPVVDGSQQTPRVHSTEDVHTEGPHDVHNLHRMLELLTKRMDKQEKELIDCKQLVMQHEKLLSQQQQQQQYQVE; encoded by the exons ATGGCGAGCACCCAG GATGAGTGTCCCAAGAAAAAGAGACCTTTACGTGGTCTGCAGCCAACTGAAACAGAAAAGAGTTGTCAATGGTGGATTCAGAGTGACGTGTACTTTCGAGGAGGAAAGGTACCAGAAGATGAGATCGAGGATGAGGTGCAAGAAGATGAAGTTGATCCAGTTGATCCAGTTGTTGATGGGTCCCAGCAGACACCCCGTGTGCATTCAACAGAAGATGTTCATACAGAGGGCCCTCACGATGTACACAATTTACATCGTATGTTAGAGTTGTTGACAAAGCGGATGGACAAACAAGAGAAAGAGTTAATTGATTGCAAACAACTTGTTATGCAACACGAAAAACTtttatcgcaacaacaacaacaacaacaatatcaggTAGAGTGA